TCCATATCTGCAAGGACTGGCAGGACTGAGCCCTGCCACCCTCAGTCTGCCCTGTTTGCTCCTTGTTCCCCCGCCTTGGCTAGCTGCTGCACTGGGACCCCCAAGtgctccccagccccctcagtCAGTGATCAGACCCCCAACCCCTTGCCCAGTCCAGGACCCCCTGAACAGTTCCATTAAACATCTAAACATCACCCATCTCAGTGCCCTCGTGTCACCTCTTTCTGCCTCCCCCTCTCTGTGGGAGGGGGCAGGACTTGTGGCCTTATCTCCCCCTGGACAGGCCTGGGTGCCACGTGGCGGCCACTGCTTGGCCCCAGCCCCCTTATCTGCACCTGCCCTGTGGCCCTGGCACCACCATGGACAGCCGGCTGCTGCCTGCGCTActgttgctgctgtttctcaGGCCTTCGGGCCCACAGGGCCAGGGGCCAGGGTCTGTGGGGCCCTCGGGAGAGCTCCCAGAGCAGCTCCCCAAGAAGTTCCCCGAGGAGGATGGGGTCTTAGTGCTGAGTGGGCACACCTTGGGCCTGGCCCTGCAGACACACCTGGCCCTGCTGACACACCTGGCCCTGCTGGTGGAGTTCTGTGAGTCGGGGAACCTGGGGCCACCAGGGGCTGAACTGGAGCATGCAGGCACTGAGGGGCCACCTCCTCCCCATGGGACTGGCTCTCTGTACTCAGCTAAGTTCTTTCAGTGACAGCTCTGGCGCTGACAGGTGGGGGCCATACAGGGGCAGGGCTAGACCCAGGGATGAGAGCCCATCCACGCCCCTACTTGCAGTGCTGTCCTCTCCCTGGCTCAATGACCAGGAGTCCCCAGAGCAGGGCTGCAAACTCTGCAAAGGGTCAGACCGTAAACGATTCAGACTTTTCAGCCACACATGGCCTCTGTCACATGGCCAGTCCACTCTGAGCTGGCCTCAACAGGCAGCCACACTTGCCAGCCTCATCTTGGGAGCAGTGCTCTCAGAACCCTCGCTCTTAGGATGTCTCTGGTTtgagcccccagcccccaagctgggtGCCTTGAGGAAGGGGTGGTCAGGGTCTCTAGTCTTTGTGTTGGGGCTCGGCTGTGGCCAAGGTGGGTGGCCAGACGCTCTTGTTCTGTGCCAGACGAGACCACCCCAGGTGCCACAGGCTGTGGCCAGGTGGTGGATGAGCTGGGGCCAGGGAGGCTGAGGGGCCCACTCTCAGCCCTGCTTCCCCAGACGCCCCATGGTGTGGACACTGCAAGGCCCTGGCCCCCGAGTACAGCAAGGTGGCTACACTGCTGGCCACAGAATCTGTGAGGGCCACTCTGGCCAAGGTGGATGGGACTGCGGAACCAGAGCTGACCCAGAAGTTTGGAGTGACTGGATACCCCACACTCAAGCTCTTCCAAGATGGGAACCGGACACACCCAGAGGAGTACACAGGTTGGAGGGCCAGCATGGGGTAGGGGGctggtgtgtgttggggggggcaGGCATGGGGGCATGCCCAGGCTGAGCAGACCCCTTGGCAGGCCCCTGGGAGACTGAGGGCATCACCAAGTGGCTGAAGCAGCATGTAAGGCTCAGTGAAACCTGGCCGGAGGATGAAAAGGGTGCCCAAGCACTGATAGACACCCAGGATGTGGTGGTCATTGGCTTCTTCTAGGTGAGGGGTGTGGGGGCCGGGCCCTCAGAGTGGGCCTGTGGCACCAGCCAGCCTCACGGGGTTGGGCCATAGGACCTGCAGGACGAGGATATGGTCACCTTCCTGGCCCTGGCCCAGGATGCTCTGGACCTGACCTTTGGCCTCACCAACCGGCCACAACTCTTCCAGAAGTTTGGCCTCACCAAGGACACTGTGGTCCTCTTCAAGAAGGTTGGGTAGGGGATGGGCGGAATCACAGCTGGGTGGGGGTCCTGGATGGAGCTGGCTGGATACAGGGACATAGGTGGGGGGCCTAGGTAGTGTGAGGGCTGTGGCTCCTACTGACCAGCTAGTGTTGTCCAGTTTGACGAGGGCTGGGCTGACTTCCCTGTGGACAAGGAGTTTTGCCTGGACCAGGGCCATCTGTCATGCTTCCTCCCCACACACAGCATGCACCTAGTCATGGGGTTCAACAGCCAGGTGAGTCAGGCTGCAGTTATGAGGGTTGAGGGCCTCCAGGGAGCTGGTGGTGCACAGGAGCCACCCCACAAGCTTGCCTTCCCCACAGACATCCCCGAAGATCTTTGCTGAGGATCCTCAACCACCTGCTGCTCTTCATCAACCAGACACTAGCCTCGCACAGGGCGCTGCTTGTGGGCTTCGGGGAGGTGGCTCCCCCATTCCAGGGGCAGGTACTGAGGGGTACTGCAAGGGATGGACTGGGCAGTTAGCGGGTGCCCAGTGCCAACTGCTGCCGGCCAGGTGCTGTTCGTGGTGGTGGACGTGGACGTGGATAACGACCACGTGCTGCAGTACTGCGGCCTGAGGGCCCAGGAGGCCTCCACCCTATACTTCATCAACATCGCGACCACCAAGAAGTATGTACCCCAAGGCGGGGGGCTGGTCACCCTGGCCGCCGTTTTAGCCTTCTGCCACTCGGTCCTCAATGGCGAGGTCAAGGTCAGTCGCTTAACTGGCACCACAGGGCGTGGCTGGGGGCCAGCAAGAGGCAGGGATCCCCACCCTGCAGAGTGCCCACCAATACCATGCCTGCCCCGGCCACCAGCCCTATCGCCTGAGTCAGGAGATTCCGCCTGACTGGGACCAGCGGCCTGTCAAGACCCCCTCATGGGCAAGAATTTTGAGCAGGTGGCTTTCAATGAGACAAAGAACATGTTTGTCAAGCTCTGTGAGTGTTGCAGGCAGGTGGGGGTGGACGGCGGGTGGGTGGACCCTGAAGGCCAGTGCTGATGCCCCCCTGCTCTAGATACCACGTGGTGCACCCACTGCAAGGAGATGGCCGCCACCTGGGAGGCACTGGCTGAAAAGTATAGTGACTGTCAGGACATCATCACTACCGAGCTGGATGCAACGGCCAACGAGTCGGAGGCCTTTGCTGTGCACGGCTTCCCCACCCTCAAGTACTTCCTGGCAGGGCCAGGTCGGAAGGTGATGGTGGATGGCAGGAATGGGAAGAGGCAACTTTCCTTCCTTTGCTTGGTCAGGTCCTAGGTTCACTGTTGGGGCAGGGCCTGGAGGACAGGGCAGGGCATGGGGGTGGAGCCTGGAGGAAGGGCCTGGGAGGGGCAGGGCACGGAGGACAGGGCAGGGCCTGATACAGAGGGATGGGAGGATGGGGTGGGGCCTGGAAGGCCGGGAcctcagagggaacagcaaggcaTGGGAGGGTGAGGTGGGGACAAGGCAGGATGGGGATTGTCCCCCAAGTCCCTGGTCCCTCCTCTCAGGTGATCAAATACAAAAGCACCAGATACCTGGAGACCTTCTCCAAGTTCCTGGACAACGGGGGCAAGCTACCTGCGGAGGAGCACATGGAGCCTAGGGTCCCCTACCAGGTGGGTGCCTTACACGTGGCTCTGTCCCAGGGCTGCCACACCTCTAGACAGGCCTCTGGAATGGGGGACTGGGTCTGACTGGTGCAGGCCCGTGGGAAGTGCTCTGAGCAGTGCCTCTGGGACCCTTCCAGGAGAAGGCCAATTCCACCGTGCCACCCAAGGAGGAGCTGTAACGAGCTGCCTGGTGCACCCACATTCCTGCCCAAAGGCCCCTCATTGCCACACTGTGGCCCGGCAGACCAGGGAGCGGGGTCAGTGGGGCTGGAGAGTCCAGTTGTAAATAAAGAACCCTGTCCCGGCTGTGCATGGTTCTGGGCTCCTTGTGGCTTGAATCTCAGCTTCCCGGGTGGTTGCTGGCTCAGGTGGGAGCCGGGATGGGTGCTGGTGCTGGGCAGCTGTCGCTCCACAGGACCCCTGTGACCTGTAGAACAGGTGTGACCTTCCCAGCCAGGGCCTGGGCTCAGTGACAGGGCAGCGTGAGACCAGGCTGAAAAAGGGAGACCAATATTGACACATCCCCAGCCCTGCAGCAGACAGAACACCCCTAGGCAAGGTTTACAaatgttttatttcatcattaaCCAAGTACCTTTGAAAAGACCATTGTACAAGTCAGCGCATGAGAACAACACGGGCAGCTGCCTGTTGGCCCTGCCTGAGAAATGTACATATTTACATGGGGTGCGGGGGCTTGTGGGATGGCCATCCCTGGGCAACGGTCCCActgcagattgacacagtggcaggcAAGGGACAGGCTGTGTTAAAGGCACTCAGTGACATGTACAAATGATGGGCCTATGAGCAGGGGTCCCAGTGGGGAGCAGACACCCCAGGGCAAGCCCATGCCCCAGGCAAGGCCTCCAGGGTCAGGCAGGGCCCATTAGCAGCAGAGGGACCAATGGGGCTGGCCAGGGCATGGGGTCACCCTGCTGGGCCAGCCCTCACTATTGCTATGGCAATGGGGCGGGCCTCCCTCCTTGGCAGCCACACAGAGGCCTATGGGGGCCCTCAGAGGGACCCCACCCCAGACACAGGTGGGTCAGGGTGTGGCTGCCATGTCTGAGGGAGTGCTGTTTCCTGTGTGGTGGTAGCGTGTTGTGTGTGGACTACCTGCCCAGGGCCAGCGCCTGTGCTCAGTCCACCTTCTCCACCTTGCCGATTATCTTCTCCTCAAAGACAGGCAGAATGGCCTGGTCCTCCCGCACCTCTTCAAACACTACACCACAGTCAAACTCATCACTCACTTTCTTGAAGTAGTATCTGCAGAGAATGAATGGCGGTGGTGAGGGGGGCCCAGGCTGCAGTCCCGTCCATTGCTCTCCAGCCATGTTCCCTGCCCACGGGCCAGACTGCCTGGCCCAGCTGTGCTACTCATGGCAGCTGTGCTTGGATGCTCTGCCCCCGCCCCCTCCGGACACACGCTGACCCCCACCAGGCTGCCAGCTCATACCTGTAACTGCCCTTCTTGGTCAGCAGCTCCTTGAACTGGCCCAGGGTGACCCCACGGCCTTTCACCAGGGTCCGGTAGGGAATTGGCTCCCCACAGAAGTAGTAGGCCACGACAATGCTATCGCACGGCGGGGCACTCACGCCGCCCGCCTTCTTCTGTGACTTCGTCCTggggcagagacagagagggatgGGGGCGCCCTGCAGACACCTTGCCCAGAACCATCCACCAGGCCAACAACCTGCCACAGCCCACCACACTGACATACTGCTGGGGCCTCCCAAGCTCCCTGCCCTGCCAGCCGCACCTCTGCTTGGCGAGCAGTTTGCTGGTTcgcttctcctcttcctccagaCGCCTGCGGGCCTCCTCCAGCTGGGTCAGGGGGTTGGGTGCAGGATTCGGGGGCATAGTGGGGTCTTGGATGAAGAGGTGGGAGGGCTGGATGGAGTTCCGAAGCTGGGCACTGACCCAGGGGTGCACAGTGCCAGGGCGTTCGATGGACAGGGGCCTGGCACTCTCGTGGGCCTGCTGCCTCTTGGCCCCGGAAGGCCTGGGGGTGAGAACAGCACCTGAGACACAGGTCACGGGGGCTATGTGGCTGGTGTGGGGTGGGAGTGAGGACCCCACGTGGCACTGACCTTCGTGGGCTCTGGAAGTAGGGCCAGCCCCTGTGCTCCACCCCCATCACCCCAAACCTCTCCTGCAGCTGGAGTGTGCCCACACATGCTGCTCCTAAGCCACTGCCCCTCTTACCCCGTTAAGGGCAGGGCCGTCAAGAGCTCCTGTATTCCCCATGCTGTGAGGACAGGCCCCCCATCACCCTCCTAAACTGCAAGAACAGCCCAACACACGGTCCTCTCGATCCCCCTGTCCCTCATGGGCAGAGCTGGTCTCCAGGGGGCTCTAGGTGAGGGCTCTGGAGGACCGCCAGGCAGCACCCTTACCCGTGGCCGGCTTTCTTGTGCCTGCTGATCTCCTTCTCCCCTTCGATGATCCACTGCAGGATCGTCTGCATCTTCTCCGCACCCTCAGGCGAGCCAGGCACCTCCGAGGTGGCCACGCCCCGGCTAGCCTCAGCTTTCTTGGCTATCCTCTTAGAGGACGCACTTGCCTTTCCGCTGTGGGCAAGACGTGAGGGTCACACAGAGCCTGCCTGTGCCCCCATGCCCAGGGCCAGAGGCAGCTCTGCTCCTGAGCCCCCGGTCAAGAGGGGCATCCAGCTGTCCCTGCTCCATCCTGTATGTCCCCTGATCCAATGCCAGTAGACTGGTCATCAGTCTGGCTGCTGCTAGAGCACACCTCTGGTGGCCTGGGTGGCATAGGCAGATACCATGACAGGAAGTGGAGGCCCGAGTGCTGTCTGCACAGTGTGGGACAGTGGCGAACATGTCCTTCCTCTCAGGCTGAGGCCTCCACACCAAGTAACAGCCCTGAGCCCGCTACTTCTGCTCACTGTACCCTCCTGCTGAAATGGGCACAGCCCCTGCTCAGGCCATACTCAGCAGCTGGCCTGAGGACCCTCCCCCCGCAAAAGCTTCCATGCTCCTGGGCGCTCAGCAGTCACACTCCCTCCTTTGGGTGTTGGCAACTGCCCACACCTGTGGTTCACACATACCCATCATGGGGAGCATTCATCTAAAGCCCTCCAGTGATGCACACCCTCCCCCTCAGGCAGGTGCACTTGAAGGCTGGGCTCCATGCTCCACGGGCTCACCTATAGCCCAGGCTGTCGGTAGCGGTGGGGGCGGCACCCACACTCTCAGAGAAGCCGCGAGGTTTTGTAGTGTAGCCGTGCAGCTCTGGGCTCCACGGGAAGCTGCTCTGGACTCGGTGGGCAGCCTCTGCCTCGATCTGCTCCTTGGGCTTCACCATGCTGTGGTGCACATGGTGGTGGACATGCCTATGGTGGTATAGGCCAGCTGCGTCCACCTTTCCACCTGCCTTGGTTGTGTGTTTGCCGTGCCCGGCCACTCCACCCAACACTGCAGGCAGCCTGGTTGCATGCCCACTATCAGGGGAGCGGTGACCAGGCCCAGGAGACTGGCGGCCAGGCGTGCGCAGGACACGCTGCACGTGCTCATCCAGGATGCTCTCAGGGTCCTCGTCATGTGTGTCCCGTGGCCCGGCACAGCCTGCGTCTGCATAGCGTGGCGGGAAGTGGTGCCAGGCCTGGGCAGGAGGCAGTTTGTGGCCC
The sequence above is drawn from the Elephas maximus indicus isolate mEleMax1 chromosome 12, mEleMax1 primary haplotype, whole genome shotgun sequence genome and encodes:
- the PDIA2 gene encoding LOW QUALITY PROTEIN: protein disulfide-isomerase A2 (The sequence of the model RefSeq protein was modified relative to this genomic sequence to represent the inferred CDS: inserted 2 bases in 1 codon; deleted 2 bases in 1 codon; substituted 1 base at 1 genomic stop codon) — protein: MDSRLLPALLLLLFLRPSGPQGQGPGSVGPSGELPEQLPKKFPEEDGVLVLSGHTLGLALQTHLALLTHLALLVEFYAPWCGHCKALAPEYSKVATLLATESVRATLAKVDGTAEPELTQKFGVTGYPTLKLFQDGNRTHPEEYTGPWETEGITKWLKQHVRLSETWPEDEKGAQALIDTQDVVVIGFFXDLQDEDMVTFLALAQDALDLTFGLTNRPQLFQKFGLTKDTVVLFKKFDEGWADFPVDKEFCLDQGHLSCFLPTHSMHLVMGFNSQTSPKIFAXRILNHLLLFINQTLASHRALLVGFGEVAPPFQGQVLFVVVDVDVDNDHVLQYCGLRAQEASTLYFINIATTKKYVPQGGGLVTLAAVLAFCHSVLNGEVKPYRLSQEIPPDWDQRPVKTLMGKNFEQVAFNETKNMFVKLYTTWCTHCKEMAATWEALAEKYSDCQDIITTELDATANESEAFAVHGFPTLKYFLAGPGRKVIKYKSTRYLETFSKFLDNGGKLPAEEHMEPRVPYQEKANSTVPPKEEL